A genome region from Nicotiana tabacum cultivar K326 chromosome 13, ASM71507v2, whole genome shotgun sequence includes the following:
- the LOC107794082 gene encoding SKP1-like protein 11 — protein sequence MAACSSASASASTATSAEKKMLILKSRDGDEFQLEENAAVQAITIKNMVEDDYTLIPLPNVDTKNLTKITEYLKMHADEQTESNEEEIKNFDKEFVNATYQDLFELVLAANYLDIKGLMDLLCQAIADRIKNKSYKAVRKIFNITNDYTPEEEEEVRKEHEWAHEGVEWDESTD from the coding sequence ATGGCAGCCTGCTCATCAGCATCAGCATCAGCCTCAACAGCAACATCTGCTGAGAAGAAGATGTTGATCTTAAAATCCAGAGACGGCGACGAATTTCAGTTAGAAGAAAACGCCGCCGTTCAAGCGATAACCATTAAAAACATGGTGGAGGACGATTACACTCTCATTCCGCTCCCAAACGTCGATACCAAAAACCTAACCAAAATTACAGAGTACCTGAAGATGCACGCCGATGAGCAGACGGAGTCGAACGAAGAAGAAATCAAAAATTTCGACAAGGAATTCGTTAACGCTACCTATCAAGACCTGTTTGAACTTGTATTAGCTGCTAATTACCTTGATATTAAGGGTTTGATGGATCTGTTGTGTCAAGCGATTGCTGATAGGATTAAGAACAAGTCGTATAAAGCTGTGAGGAAGATTTTCAATATCACTAATGATTACACtccagaggaagaagaagaggttaGGAAGGAACATGAATGGGCACATGAAGGTGTAGAATGGGACGAATCTACTGATTAG